From Alienimonas californiensis, a single genomic window includes:
- a CDS encoding DUF6576 domain-containing protein, whose protein sequence is MGIAAAARTGDLALGAWALTGLVLAAAVTEVVRCAVAARLGAPVTDLLLWPLGGLEGEDDVPPRPPWVHLLVPATGTALCATIWGAAQAAGATIVLSPIPSQAGALLIAAAAVAGANLLPAWPLAAGRAVRDMWALRSGPYAAGVAAAGLTHLIGALWLFLALAIGSAWVAVAAAAVMLAARERRPRPRPAPRPQSDETFLGYDFSAGYTSLERAGGNGDEPAAATDVDEDDRAAGVPPSGTLARWRRQREAARRAREREERAREELEVDRLLRKISAQGERALTAAERRTLTRAAARLRQGPTEG, encoded by the coding sequence GTGGGAATCGCCGCGGCGGCCCGCACGGGGGATCTGGCGCTCGGGGCGTGGGCGCTCACGGGACTGGTGCTGGCCGCGGCCGTGACGGAAGTCGTGCGCTGTGCGGTCGCCGCCCGGCTGGGGGCGCCCGTGACGGACCTGCTGCTCTGGCCGCTGGGCGGACTGGAGGGGGAGGACGACGTTCCGCCGCGCCCCCCCTGGGTGCACCTGCTCGTGCCGGCGACCGGCACCGCGTTGTGCGCGACGATCTGGGGAGCGGCGCAGGCCGCGGGGGCGACGATCGTGCTGAGCCCGATCCCGTCTCAGGCGGGAGCGCTGCTGATCGCCGCGGCGGCGGTCGCCGGGGCTAACCTGTTGCCGGCCTGGCCGCTGGCCGCGGGGCGGGCCGTCCGCGACATGTGGGCCCTGCGGTCCGGGCCGTACGCCGCCGGCGTGGCGGCGGCGGGGCTGACGCATCTGATCGGAGCCCTCTGGCTCTTTCTGGCGCTGGCGATCGGCTCCGCCTGGGTCGCCGTGGCCGCCGCCGCGGTGATGTTGGCGGCCCGGGAACGTCGGCCACGTCCCCGCCCGGCCCCGCGACCGCAGTCGGACGAGACGTTTCTCGGCTACGATTTCTCCGCCGGCTACACCAGCCTGGAGCGGGCGGGCGGCAACGGCGACGAACCCGCCGCCGCCACGGACGTCGACGAGGACGACCGGGCCGCCGGCGTCCCGCCGTCCGGGACCCTCGCCCGCTGGCGCCGTCAGCGGGAAGCGGCCCGCCGGGCACGGGAGCGGGAGGAGCGTGCGCGGGAGGAATTGGAGGTCGACCGCCTGCTCCGCAAGATCTCCGCCCAGGGCGAGCGGGCACTGACCGCCGCCGAGCGCCGCACCCTCACGCGGGCGGCGGCTCGGCTGCGGCAGGGCCCGACTGAAGGCTGA
- a CDS encoding HD-GYP domain-containing protein, which yields MPAALSAHAGRTGLNLALHLTDPGVPHALAVREVAPGVLGVNLPLPEAGPDAAAAGLLPIAGGVAGEPADAVARLLALSGAQVAAQRRADGQQASLEDLTEQLSRCYEELALYHRLTGLMQITRDPAAFARECVTQTRSSTGVDAAAILLEGEDAGLLSDGLPLFNDVRVDRITRAAENHDWTRPLVLNGPACTLRGAASVAFAPVRQGSTHYGWIACGNGLDGEELGSVEGSLLQVVATVLATHLRNQGLFREKEQMMLEFVLGLVQTLDARDRYTRGHSERVAVVAHRLARQLGLKPAELDNIYLSGLLHDIGKVGIDDGVLRKPGKLTDQEFDQIKRHPVIGYDILVGISGLSEILPGVRSHHENYDGTGYPDQLAGTDIPEMARIMAVADAYDAMGSDRPYRDGMPVERIEKIFREGRGTQWDAEVMDAYFACSEEVRTIWSSPNDSAARLAARAKRRISGSSSGR from the coding sequence GTGCCGGCCGCCCTCTCCGCCCACGCCGGACGGACGGGCCTGAACCTGGCGCTGCACCTGACGGACCCCGGCGTCCCGCACGCCCTGGCCGTCCGCGAGGTCGCCCCGGGCGTGCTAGGCGTGAATCTGCCCCTACCCGAAGCCGGGCCGGACGCCGCCGCCGCGGGCCTGCTGCCGATCGCCGGGGGCGTCGCCGGCGAACCCGCGGATGCGGTCGCGCGGCTGCTGGCCCTCAGCGGAGCCCAGGTCGCCGCCCAGCGCCGGGCGGACGGGCAGCAGGCGAGTCTGGAGGACCTCACCGAGCAGCTCAGCCGCTGCTACGAGGAACTCGCCCTGTATCACCGCCTGACGGGGCTGATGCAGATCACCCGCGATCCCGCCGCGTTCGCCCGGGAATGCGTCACGCAGACGCGTTCCTCCACCGGCGTCGACGCGGCCGCGATCCTGCTGGAAGGGGAGGACGCCGGACTGCTTTCCGACGGCCTGCCGCTGTTCAACGACGTGCGCGTCGATCGGATCACCCGGGCCGCGGAGAACCACGACTGGACCCGCCCGCTGGTGCTGAACGGCCCTGCCTGCACGTTGCGGGGCGCCGCGTCCGTCGCGTTCGCCCCGGTGCGACAGGGTTCCACGCACTACGGCTGGATCGCCTGCGGGAACGGGTTGGACGGGGAGGAACTCGGTTCGGTGGAGGGCAGCCTGTTGCAGGTCGTCGCCACGGTCCTCGCCACGCACCTCCGCAACCAGGGGCTGTTCCGCGAGAAGGAACAGATGATGTTGGAGTTCGTGCTCGGCCTGGTGCAGACCCTCGACGCCCGCGACCGCTACACCCGCGGCCACAGCGAACGCGTCGCCGTCGTCGCGCATCGGCTGGCGCGGCAACTCGGCCTCAAACCGGCGGAGCTGGACAACATCTACCTCTCCGGCCTGCTGCACGACATCGGCAAGGTCGGCATCGACGACGGCGTGCTCCGCAAACCGGGCAAGCTGACCGACCAGGAGTTCGACCAGATCAAGCGGCATCCGGTGATCGGCTATGACATCCTGGTGGGCATCTCCGGCCTCAGCGAGATCCTCCCCGGCGTCCGCAGCCACCACGAGAACTACGACGGCACCGGCTACCCGGACCAGCTTGCCGGGACGGATATCCCGGAGATGGCCCGGATCATGGCGGTCGCCGACGCCTACGACGCGATGGGCAGCGATCGCCCCTACCGTGACGGCATGCCGGTGGAGCGGATCGAAAAAATCTTCCGCGAGGGCCGCGGCACCCAGTGGGACGCGGAGGTCATGGACGCCTACTTCGCCTGCTCGGAGGAGGTTCGCACGATCTGGAGCAGCCCGAACGACTCCGCGGCCCGCCTCGCGGCCCGGGCGAAGCGGCGGATCTCCGGCAGCTCCTCCGGCCGCTGA
- a CDS encoding beta-ketoacyl-[acyl-carrier-protein] synthase family protein yields MPVVGGDGPAVAVTGVGFGVAKSVDPWRNLLAGRSDLRTVDLPPLNRPAAGASPRFVDPALAGSSAMMAAAVAHAVADAGLGGPCDEAGRRLADPRCGWALGASKSDAADWRSPAGGPGWPWLGANGRGVPDDWQATGPRLTPVAACATGVVAVIRGAEMIRQGVCDRVICGAADASLHPLILASFARLGVLTDPGDDPAGCMRPFDEDRSGFAIGEGAAAFLLERADLARPGTIYATVTGTGLASAAVKLTDVDATGDPVRRVLHDCTAGVRPDLLGLHGTATRANDPAEAAGVRAAFADGAAVPAFASKGATGHLLGAAGAVELAFTLLALRDGVVPPTLNLSRQDPACGLNLSPTARPAPLETAAKVSLGFGGTVAAVALRRGDRVPSTGDAAR; encoded by the coding sequence GTGCCAGTCGTCGGGGGTGACGGACCGGCCGTCGCGGTGACGGGCGTGGGCTTCGGCGTGGCGAAGTCCGTCGACCCCTGGCGCAATCTGCTGGCTGGGCGGTCGGACCTGCGGACCGTCGATCTCCCCCCGCTGAACCGCCCCGCGGCGGGGGCTTCGCCGCGGTTCGTCGACCCCGCGCTGGCCGGTTCGTCGGCGATGATGGCGGCGGCGGTGGCCCATGCCGTGGCCGACGCCGGGCTGGGCGGTCCGTGCGACGAGGCCGGGCGACGGCTCGCCGACCCCCGCTGCGGGTGGGCGCTGGGCGCGAGTAAGTCCGACGCGGCCGACTGGCGCTCCCCCGCCGGCGGCCCCGGTTGGCCGTGGCTGGGGGCGAACGGCCGCGGCGTGCCGGACGACTGGCAGGCGACCGGCCCCCGCCTGACCCCGGTCGCGGCCTGCGCGACCGGCGTCGTTGCGGTGATCCGCGGGGCGGAGATGATCCGGCAGGGCGTCTGCGACCGGGTGATCTGCGGCGCCGCGGACGCGTCGCTGCATCCGCTGATTCTCGCCAGCTTCGCCCGGTTGGGGGTGCTGACCGACCCCGGCGACGACCCGGCCGGCTGCATGCGACCGTTCGACGAGGATCGCAGCGGGTTCGCGATCGGCGAGGGCGCCGCGGCGTTTCTGCTGGAACGGGCCGACCTCGCCCGGCCCGGAACGATCTACGCCACCGTCACCGGCACGGGGCTGGCCTCCGCGGCGGTGAAGCTAACGGACGTCGACGCCACCGGCGATCCGGTCCGTCGCGTGCTGCACGACTGCACCGCAGGCGTCCGGCCGGACCTGCTCGGTCTGCACGGGACCGCGACCCGGGCCAACGACCCCGCGGAGGCCGCCGGCGTGCGGGCGGCGTTCGCCGACGGCGCCGCGGTCCCCGCCTTCGCCAGCAAGGGGGCGACGGGCCATCTGCTCGGGGCGGCGGGGGCCGTCGAACTGGCCTTTACCCTGCTCGCCCTGCGGGACGGCGTGGTCCCGCCGACCCTCAACCTGAGCCGGCAGGACCCGGCGTGCGGGTTGAACCTCTCCCCGACGGCCCGGCCGGCGCCGCTGGAGACGGCGGCGAAGGTGTCGCTGGGCTTCGGGGGCACGGTGGCCGCGGTCGCCCTCCGCCGCGGCGACCGGGTGCCGTCGACCGGCGACGCCGCCCGGTAA
- a CDS encoding HYExAFE family protein, whose amino-acid sequence MAIRSNHYDAAFEQYLRSLRVPYVAVDEQRRALAADASLKSFDFIVARPAGEAGDAPRGSWLVDVKGRRFPTGGPGGGRWENWVTAEDVECLLKWETVFGGGSRAVLAFAYDLATGETAGCEDPFEWGGRRYAFFAVTAADYATAMTCRSESWATVNLPRADFARLRVPFAELL is encoded by the coding sequence GTGGCGATTCGCTCCAACCACTACGACGCCGCGTTTGAGCAGTACCTCCGCAGCCTGCGTGTGCCTTACGTCGCGGTGGACGAGCAGCGGCGGGCGTTGGCGGCGGACGCCTCGCTGAAGTCGTTCGACTTCATCGTCGCCCGGCCGGCCGGGGAGGCCGGCGACGCCCCGCGAGGTTCGTGGCTGGTGGACGTGAAGGGCCGCCGCTTTCCCACCGGCGGCCCGGGCGGCGGGCGCTGGGAGAACTGGGTGACCGCCGAGGACGTGGAGTGCCTGCTGAAGTGGGAAACCGTGTTCGGCGGCGGCAGTCGGGCCGTGCTGGCCTTCGCCTACGATCTCGCCACTGGCGAGACGGCCGGCTGTGAGGACCCATTCGAGTGGGGCGGGCGGCGATACGCCTTCTTCGCCGTCACCGCGGCCGATTACGCCACCGCGATGACCTGTCGCAGCGAAAGCTGGGCGACGGTGAACCTGCCCCGGGCCGATTTCGCCCGCCTGCGGGTGCCGTTCGCCGAGTTGCTGTAA
- the hisS gene encoding histidine--tRNA ligase — translation MIKPQTLRGFRDFLPPAAALRERVTDVAKAVFHRFGIEPIDTPALEYAEILLGKGGDETDKQTFRFTDQGGRDVAMRFDLTVPFARFAAQHVGTLGTPFRRYHIAPVWRGERPQKGRYREFVQCDFDTIGTTGVAADAETVCVIHELLSTISSQVQPSCGEFTIRLNHRGVLNGLLDTLGLRERATDVLRALDKLPKVGADAVRTELVALPDASEAAADRLLEFAGLSGDAAETFAAARPLLDGSETGLAALDRLATVVRLAIAGGCEPTRLVADLSIARGLDYYTGVIFETFLTADPKLGSVCSGGRYDDLAGLYTKQSLPGVGASLGVDRLLAHLEEQAETGARPNDPSAVFIPLLSEDRLPDVFALAKDLRASGFRVTVAPEPRGLGKHLKWVTGRGFGTAAIVGDEEAAAGTVAFKDLAGREQWTVTRAEAVDRLVEWRKTRT, via the coding sequence CTGATCAAACCGCAGACCCTCCGCGGCTTCCGCGACTTCCTCCCCCCCGCCGCCGCGCTGCGGGAACGGGTGACGGACGTCGCGAAGGCCGTGTTCCATCGCTTCGGCATCGAGCCGATCGACACGCCGGCGCTGGAGTACGCAGAGATCCTGCTCGGCAAGGGCGGCGACGAAACGGACAAGCAGACCTTCCGCTTCACCGACCAGGGCGGCCGGGACGTGGCGATGCGGTTCGACCTAACGGTCCCCTTCGCCCGCTTCGCCGCCCAGCACGTCGGCACGCTCGGCACGCCGTTTCGGCGCTACCACATCGCCCCCGTCTGGCGGGGCGAACGGCCGCAGAAGGGCCGCTACCGCGAGTTCGTGCAGTGCGACTTCGACACGATCGGCACCACCGGCGTCGCCGCGGATGCGGAAACGGTCTGCGTGATCCACGAACTGCTCTCGACGATTTCCTCGCAGGTCCAACCTTCCTGCGGCGAGTTCACGATCCGCCTGAACCACCGCGGCGTGCTGAACGGGCTGCTGGACACGCTCGGTCTGCGGGAGCGGGCGACGGACGTGCTGCGGGCCCTCGACAAACTGCCGAAGGTCGGGGCGGACGCGGTGCGGACCGAACTGGTCGCCCTGCCGGACGCCTCCGAGGCGGCCGCCGATCGGCTGCTGGAGTTCGCGGGCCTCTCCGGCGACGCCGCCGAGACCTTCGCCGCCGCCCGCCCGCTGCTGGACGGCAGCGAGACGGGGCTGGCGGCACTGGACCGGTTGGCGACGGTCGTCCGGCTGGCGATCGCCGGCGGCTGCGAACCGACCCGGCTGGTTGCGGACCTCTCCATCGCCCGCGGCCTCGATTACTACACCGGGGTGATCTTCGAGACCTTCCTCACCGCCGACCCGAAGCTCGGGAGCGTGTGCAGCGGCGGGCGGTACGACGACCTCGCCGGGCTCTACACCAAGCAGTCCCTGCCCGGCGTGGGGGCGAGCCTCGGCGTGGACCGCCTGCTCGCCCACCTGGAGGAGCAGGCGGAGACCGGCGCCCGCCCCAACGACCCGTCCGCCGTTTTCATCCCTCTGCTGAGCGAAGACCGCCTGCCGGACGTGTTCGCCCTGGCGAAAGATCTGCGGGCGAGCGGCTTCCGCGTGACCGTCGCCCCGGAGCCGCGAGGGCTCGGCAAGCACCTGAAATGGGTGACCGGCCGGGGCTTCGGCACGGCGGCGATTGTCGGTGACGAGGAAGCCGCCGCGGGAACCGTCGCCTTCAAAGACCTCGCCGGCCGCGAACAGTGGACCGTGACCCGCGCCGAGGCGGTCGATCGCCTTGTCGAATGGCGCAAAACCCGGACCTAG
- a CDS encoding YkgJ family cysteine cluster protein produces MPAPFTPPAPLPRAEFPPGTEACDHCTGRCCGYFALPIETPESHRQFDFIRWYLLHGNCSIFVEDDVWFLTVHGNCEHLQPDYRCGIYETRPDICQGYSNETCEYDGDGRHDRLFECAEQIAEYAEAVLPPRKRPANPPDLLPVLN; encoded by the coding sequence TTGCCTGCCCCGTTCACTCCGCCCGCCCCCCTGCCCCGGGCCGAGTTCCCGCCCGGGACCGAGGCCTGCGATCACTGCACCGGCCGGTGCTGCGGGTACTTCGCCCTGCCCATCGAAACGCCGGAGTCCCACCGCCAGTTCGACTTCATCCGGTGGTATCTGCTGCACGGGAACTGCTCAATCTTCGTTGAGGACGACGTCTGGTTCCTCACGGTTCACGGCAACTGCGAACACCTCCAGCCCGACTACCGCTGCGGCATCTACGAAACCCGCCCGGACATCTGCCAAGGGTACTCGAACGAGACCTGCGAATACGACGGCGACGGCCGGCACGATCGCCTGTTTGAGTGCGCCGAGCAGATCGCCGAGTACGCCGAGGCCGTGCTGCCGCCCCGCAAACGCCCCGCGAACCCGCCGGACCTGCTGCCGGTCCTGAACTGA
- a CDS encoding rhomboid family intramembrane serine protease: MGFEDRDYAWGSPSRRVFLGGGNRAVKAIIAICAAIFVLQLLTQRAPQIYGEPPLRGLFGLDPSFLALGQVWRLVTYGFLHDEGQLLHIVFNMLWLWGLGQSVESRVGSREFVLFYLAALLSGGLVFSALELIPAFSPGAGAATATCVGASGAVMGVIMLSALWDPHRPISLIFITVPLWLIATVYGVIETFAVLSRIGAGRVAADGVAHGAHFGGLLLGWAYYKLQWNFEGGLDRVTGRLPRFTFSGLKRSVGAGPKVRIHRPDAAEDDGDGDDLERRADAVLAKLHASGESSLTRRERATLKLYSERARAKRERG; this comes from the coding sequence ATGGGATTCGAGGACCGCGACTACGCCTGGGGCAGTCCGTCGAGGCGGGTGTTTCTCGGCGGCGGCAACCGCGCGGTAAAGGCGATCATCGCCATCTGTGCGGCGATCTTCGTGCTGCAACTCCTCACCCAGCGGGCGCCGCAGATCTACGGCGAGCCGCCGCTGCGCGGCCTGTTCGGCCTTGATCCGTCCTTCCTGGCGCTGGGACAGGTCTGGCGGCTGGTCACCTACGGGTTCCTGCACGACGAAGGCCAGCTGCTGCACATCGTCTTCAACATGCTTTGGCTGTGGGGACTGGGGCAGTCGGTCGAATCGCGGGTGGGCTCGCGGGAATTCGTGCTGTTCTACCTGGCGGCGCTGCTGTCCGGCGGGCTGGTGTTTTCGGCGTTGGAACTGATCCCCGCGTTCAGCCCGGGGGCCGGCGCGGCGACCGCCACCTGCGTGGGGGCCAGCGGCGCGGTGATGGGCGTGATCATGCTGTCCGCCCTGTGGGACCCGCACCGGCCGATCAGCCTCATCTTCATTACGGTCCCCCTGTGGCTGATCGCCACGGTCTACGGCGTGATCGAGACCTTCGCCGTCCTGAGCCGCATCGGCGCGGGGCGGGTCGCCGCCGACGGCGTCGCCCACGGCGCCCACTTCGGCGGCCTGCTGCTGGGCTGGGCCTACTACAAGCTGCAGTGGAACTTCGAGGGGGGCCTGGACCGAGTGACCGGCCGGCTGCCGCGGTTCACCTTCTCCGGCTTGAAACGCTCCGTGGGCGCCGGCCCGAAGGTCCGCATTCATCGTCCCGACGCGGCCGAGGATGACGGCGACGGGGACGACCTCGAACGCCGGGCCGACGCCGTGCTCGCCAAGCTGCACGCCAGCGGCGAATCGAGCCTCACCCGCAGGGAGCGGGCGACCCTGAAGCTCTACAGCGAGCGGGCCCGGGCCAAACGCGAACGGGGATAG
- a CDS encoding purple acid phosphatase family protein, whose amino-acid sequence MSIRTAFAAAVLAAPALALAHPPGEHGAHLHVDDLPRPKEQAAEITHRPTAMPDRVVLTWVHDPATTQAVTWRTDADVDEAFAQFTLATRGPQFVDREDRMKANPDLVSVVSAETTTYRTELSEANYHTAELTSLTPATKYVYRVGDGTNWSEWSHFTTAAATPEPFSFIYVGDAQNDVFSLWSRVIRQAFVDEPKAAFTLHAGDLIDKAEADDEWGGWFDAAGFINRGTPVLATPGNHEYYTEDKSVSDHWRPTFAFPENGPDVPGLEETVWYLDYQGVRFVSLNSNEKTEEQVPWLRETLASNPHRWTVVTFHHPLYNSKEGRDNPDLRNAWQPLFDEFGVDLVLQGHDHTYARSKLVTAADNAIEKNVAASDEADVRSQSAAAAPEAAAKIDRDVRNVPEGATRVSEAGTVYVVSVSGPKMYDLGDRPLFRRTGADTQLYQIVRIEGNTLRYDAYTATGALFDGFTLTKNPEGPNTLIEDAADDVAVPVNAGNR is encoded by the coding sequence ATGTCCATCCGCACTGCTTTCGCCGCGGCCGTGCTCGCCGCGCCCGCCCTCGCCCTCGCCCACCCCCCCGGGGAGCACGGCGCCCACCTGCACGTCGACGACCTGCCCCGCCCGAAGGAGCAAGCCGCCGAAATCACGCACCGCCCGACGGCGATGCCGGATCGCGTGGTGCTCACCTGGGTTCACGACCCGGCCACCACGCAGGCCGTCACCTGGCGGACCGACGCCGACGTCGACGAGGCCTTCGCGCAGTTCACGTTGGCGACCCGCGGTCCGCAGTTCGTCGATCGTGAGGACCGCATGAAAGCGAACCCGGATCTCGTCTCCGTCGTGTCGGCCGAGACGACGACGTACCGGACCGAACTGTCCGAGGCGAACTACCACACCGCGGAGCTCACCAGCCTGACCCCCGCCACGAAGTACGTCTACCGGGTGGGCGACGGCACGAACTGGAGCGAGTGGAGCCATTTCACGACCGCCGCCGCGACGCCGGAGCCATTCTCCTTCATCTACGTCGGCGACGCCCAGAACGACGTGTTCAGCCTGTGGAGCCGGGTGATTCGGCAGGCCTTTGTCGACGAGCCGAAAGCGGCCTTCACGCTGCACGCCGGCGACCTCATCGACAAGGCCGAGGCCGACGACGAATGGGGCGGCTGGTTCGACGCCGCCGGGTTCATCAACCGCGGCACCCCCGTGCTCGCCACCCCCGGCAACCACGAGTACTACACCGAGGACAAGTCCGTCAGCGACCACTGGCGGCCGACGTTCGCCTTCCCGGAAAACGGTCCGGACGTCCCCGGGCTGGAGGAGACCGTCTGGTACCTGGATTACCAGGGGGTGCGGTTCGTCAGCCTGAACTCCAACGAAAAGACGGAGGAACAGGTCCCCTGGCTGCGGGAAACGCTGGCGTCCAACCCCCACCGCTGGACGGTCGTGACGTTCCACCACCCGCTCTACAACTCGAAGGAGGGGCGGGACAATCCGGACCTGCGAAACGCCTGGCAGCCGCTCTTCGACGAGTTCGGCGTCGATCTGGTCCTGCAGGGGCACGACCACACCTACGCCCGCAGCAAGCTGGTCACCGCCGCCGACAACGCGATCGAGAAGAACGTCGCGGCCAGCGACGAGGCCGACGTCCGCAGCCAATCGGCGGCAGCCGCCCCGGAGGCCGCCGCGAAGATCGATCGGGACGTCCGGAACGTCCCCGAGGGCGCGACCCGCGTCTCGGAGGCCGGCACGGTGTACGTCGTCAGCGTCAGCGGGCCGAAGATGTATGATCTGGGCGACCGCCCGCTGTTCCGCCGCACCGGCGCCGACACGCAGCTCTATCAGATCGTCCGCATCGAGGGGAACACCCTGCGGTACGACGCCTACACCGCGACCGGCGCCCTGTTCGACGGCTTCACGCTGACGAAGAACCCTGAGGGGCCGAACACGCTGATCGAAGACGCCGCCGACGACGTCGCCGTCCCGGTGAACGCCGGCAACCGGTAA
- the gap gene encoding type I glyceraldehyde-3-phosphate dehydrogenase translates to MAVKVGINGFGRIGRISFRAMAARPEEFEIVGINDLADNHALAILLKYDSVHGRFPGTVESDAEGLIVNGKKIPVFSERNPADLPWDKVGCEVALESTGIFANRKTESKPGYDSHLDAGAKKVVLSQPAKDNIDRTIVMGVNDDQLEAGDKCISNASCTTNCLAPMVKVLEEEFGLEYGLMTTIHAYTNDQNVADQIHKDLHRARAAALNIIPTTTGAAKAVGQVIPSVNGKLTGFALRVPVPCGSVTDLTATLKKTASADDINAAMKAASEGSLKGIMAYTEDPIVSSDIVGDPHSCIFDGEFTLAIGPSMVKIMGWYDNEFGYSNRTADIIAKIASL, encoded by the coding sequence GTGGCGGTTAAAGTCGGCATCAACGGGTTCGGACGGATCGGTCGCATCTCCTTCCGGGCGATGGCCGCCCGGCCGGAAGAATTCGAGATCGTCGGGATCAACGACCTCGCCGACAATCACGCGTTGGCGATCCTGCTGAAGTACGACAGCGTGCACGGCCGGTTCCCCGGCACGGTCGAATCCGACGCCGAGGGCCTGATCGTCAACGGCAAGAAGATCCCGGTCTTCAGCGAGCGTAACCCCGCCGACCTGCCGTGGGACAAGGTCGGCTGCGAGGTCGCGCTCGAGTCCACCGGCATCTTCGCCAACAGGAAGACCGAGTCGAAGCCTGGCTACGACAGCCACCTCGACGCCGGCGCCAAGAAGGTCGTGCTGAGCCAGCCGGCTAAGGACAATATCGACCGCACGATCGTGATGGGCGTCAACGACGACCAGCTCGAAGCCGGCGACAAGTGCATCTCCAACGCGAGCTGCACCACGAACTGCCTGGCCCCGATGGTGAAGGTGCTGGAGGAAGAGTTCGGCCTGGAGTACGGGCTGATGACGACCATTCACGCCTACACCAACGACCAGAACGTCGCGGACCAGATCCACAAGGACCTGCACCGCGCCCGGGCCGCCGCCCTCAATATCATCCCGACGACCACCGGCGCCGCGAAGGCCGTCGGACAGGTTATTCCCTCCGTCAACGGCAAGCTGACCGGCTTCGCCCTGCGGGTGCCGGTGCCCTGCGGCAGCGTCACCGACCTGACCGCCACGCTGAAGAAGACGGCCTCCGCCGACGACATCAACGCCGCGATGAAGGCTGCCAGCGAAGGCTCGCTGAAGGGCATCATGGCCTACACCGAAGACCCGATCGTCTCCTCGGACATCGTCGGCGACCCGCATTCCTGCATCTTCGACGGCGAGTTCACCCTCGCCATCGGCCCGTCGATGGTGAAGATCATGGGCTGGTACGACAACGAGTTCGGCTACTCCAACCGGACCGCCGACATCATCGCCAAGATCGCCTCGCTCTGA
- the rpe gene encoding ribulose-phosphate 3-epimerase → MTRRERALGVLRENAPVIAPSMLKCDFARLADEVDLLDAAGAKALHWDVMDGHFVPNLSYGAMVIADLRERTDAVFDAHLMVSAPGRYLDEYLKAGCDLVTVHVEADDFSPELLDRIRDAGVAAGVCLNPETPVERLAEIEGRFDLCLVMSVNPGFGGQSYLPGSNEKIAATAAQAPDAIVGVDGGVAGDTIAAASAAGASYFVCGSSVFGREDYASAVQDLAKTAAGATR, encoded by the coding sequence ATGACACGGCGAGAACGAGCGTTGGGCGTGCTGCGGGAGAACGCTCCCGTGATCGCCCCCTCCATGTTGAAATGCGACTTCGCCCGGCTGGCGGACGAGGTCGACCTGCTGGACGCCGCCGGGGCGAAGGCCCTGCACTGGGACGTGATGGACGGCCATTTCGTGCCGAACCTCTCTTACGGGGCGATGGTGATCGCCGACCTGCGCGAGCGCACCGACGCGGTCTTCGACGCCCACCTGATGGTCAGCGCGCCGGGCCGGTATCTCGATGAGTACCTCAAGGCCGGCTGCGACCTCGTCACGGTGCACGTGGAGGCGGACGATTTCTCTCCCGAACTGCTGGATCGCATTCGCGACGCCGGCGTTGCGGCCGGGGTCTGTCTGAACCCTGAGACGCCGGTCGAACGGTTGGCGGAGATCGAGGGGCGGTTCGACCTCTGCCTCGTGATGAGCGTGAACCCCGGCTTCGGCGGGCAGAGCTACCTGCCCGGCTCCAACGAAAAGATCGCCGCGACGGCCGCCCAGGCGCCGGACGCGATCGTCGGCGTGGACGGGGGCGTCGCGGGAGACACGATTGCCGCGGCGTCCGCCGCGGGGGCGTCCTACTTTGTGTGCGGTTCCAGCGTGTTCGGCCGCGAGGACTACGCCTCCGCCGTGCAGGATCTCGCCAAAACCGCAGCCGGGGCGACGCGATGA